One window from the genome of Ideonella sp. WA131b encodes:
- a CDS encoding AFG1 family ATPase, producing the protein MGVRAVYEAALAERGYRSDDAQQAAVVALERCEREWAEYKARRRNALTKLIVRPPIPRGVYMWGGVGRGKSFLMDCFFHALPLTRKTRLHFHEFMREVHRELQELKGTADPLEELARRMARRFRLICFDEFHVADVTDAMILHRLLDALFANRVSIVATSNFHPDGLYPNGLHRDRILPAIELLKAKLEVINVDAGTDYRRRTLQKLPLLHTPLGPQAEAALEVAFESLREAQDEPPVLNIEHREIRAVRRAGGVVWFDFRILCGGPRSQNDYLELASRFHTVLLANVPQMPPRLASEARRFTWLVDVLYDRRVKLILSTAAPPEQLYTEGPLAHEFPRTVSRLVEMQSAEYLGQARRTVDTSLT; encoded by the coding sequence GTGGGGGTCCGTGCCGTCTACGAGGCTGCGCTCGCCGAGCGCGGCTACCGCAGCGACGACGCCCAGCAGGCAGCCGTCGTGGCGCTCGAGCGTTGCGAGCGCGAATGGGCCGAGTACAAGGCCCGGCGCCGCAACGCGCTGACCAAGCTCATCGTGCGCCCGCCCATTCCGCGCGGCGTGTACATGTGGGGCGGGGTGGGGCGCGGCAAGAGCTTCCTGATGGACTGCTTTTTTCATGCCTTGCCGCTGACGCGCAAGACCCGGCTGCACTTCCACGAGTTCATGCGCGAGGTGCACCGCGAGCTGCAAGAGCTCAAGGGCACGGCAGACCCGCTTGAGGAGCTCGCCCGCCGCATGGCGCGCCGCTTCCGGCTCATTTGTTTCGATGAGTTCCACGTTGCCGACGTGACCGACGCGATGATCCTGCATCGGCTGCTCGACGCCCTGTTCGCCAATCGCGTGAGCATCGTCGCCACGAGCAACTTCCACCCTGACGGCCTCTACCCCAACGGACTTCACCGCGACCGCATCCTGCCGGCCATCGAACTGCTGAAGGCGAAGCTGGAGGTCATCAACGTCGACGCCGGAACCGACTATCGCCGCCGCACGCTGCAGAAGCTGCCGCTGCTGCACACGCCGCTCGGTCCTCAGGCCGAAGCGGCCCTGGAGGTCGCCTTTGAGAGCCTGCGCGAAGCGCAGGACGAGCCGCCAGTGCTCAATATTGAGCACCGCGAGATCCGGGCCGTGCGCCGTGCCGGTGGCGTGGTGTGGTTCGATTTCCGGATCCTCTGCGGCGGCCCGCGCTCGCAGAACGACTACCTCGAGCTTGCCAGCCGCTTCCACACTGTGCTGCTGGCCAACGTGCCGCAAATGCCGCCGCGGCTGGCCAGTGAGGCGCGCCGCTTCACCTGGCTGGTGGACGTGCTCTACGACCGCCGTGTGAAGCTGATCTTGTCGACCGCTGCTCCGCCTGAACAGCTCTACACCGAAGGCCCGCTCGCGCACGAGTTCCCGCGCACCGTGTCGCGCCTGGTCGAGATGCAGTCAGCCGAATACCTGGGGCAGGCGAGGCGCACGGTGGACACCTCCCTCACCTGA
- a CDS encoding serine/threonine-protein phosphatase, translating into MSITTVPFRISAATGLHRGDRAYQQDQVEILPHPRVQGSILALVADGMGGKSGGRKAADQVLLTARQVYERFAPHEDDPGDMLKRLVTESHRTIKLTAITSEEEPHSTIAAFHVGPDRRAHVIHAGDSRVYHFRGADMMRRTVDHSFVQRLIDEGRISDDAANTHPQSNLLTACLGSHADPPITPWDVGMLEFGDSLMACSDGLWHYFTPKEIGTIVRALHPREASEVLISKARHRARGGGDNLSLALARVDPLESFVSGPAAWHGLGGSGSGNGTEGAHARSGLCQALTLGSALR; encoded by the coding sequence ATGTCCATCACGACCGTGCCGTTCCGCATCAGCGCGGCCACCGGCCTTCACCGAGGCGACAGAGCCTACCAGCAAGACCAAGTCGAGATCCTGCCGCATCCTCGGGTTCAGGGTTCCATCCTGGCGCTGGTCGCCGACGGCATGGGCGGCAAGAGCGGTGGCCGCAAGGCTGCCGACCAAGTGCTGCTGACGGCACGCCAGGTCTATGAGCGCTTCGCACCGCACGAGGACGACCCGGGTGACATGCTCAAGCGGCTGGTGACCGAGTCGCACCGCACGATCAAGCTCACGGCCATCACTTCGGAAGAAGAGCCGCACAGCACCATCGCCGCCTTCCACGTGGGGCCTGACAGGCGCGCCCACGTCATCCACGCAGGCGACTCCCGCGTCTACCACTTCAGAGGCGCCGACATGATGCGCCGGACAGTGGACCACAGCTTCGTGCAGCGCCTCATCGACGAGGGCAGAATCAGCGACGATGCGGCCAACACGCACCCGCAGAGCAACCTGTTGACGGCTTGCCTGGGCTCGCACGCTGACCCTCCCATCACGCCGTGGGACGTCGGCATGCTGGAGTTCGGCGACAGTCTGATGGCTTGCTCAGACGGTCTATGGCACTACTTCACGCCCAAGGAAATCGGCACCATCGTGCGCGCGCTGCATCCGCGCGAGGCCAGCGAGGTGCTGATCAGCAAGGCGCGCCATCGCGCCCGCGGCGGCGGCGACAACTTGTCGCTGGCGCTGGCACGGGTCGATCCTCTGGAGTCGTTCGTCAGCGGTCCTGCTGCTTGGCACGGCCTCGGCGGGTCGGGCAGCGGCAACGGGACTGAGGGAGCCCATGCGAGGAGCGGGCTCTGCCAAGCCCTCACGCTGGGGAGTGCTCTCAGGTGA
- a CDS encoding DUF465 domain-containing protein, with amino-acid sequence MDQNLHSPTRRLIELRLEHADLNDLIDAGQAGSVDELELRRRKKHRLLLRDQISRLEAELDPREPA; translated from the coding sequence ATGGATCAGAACCTGCATTCCCCCACGCGCCGCCTGATCGAGCTGCGCCTCGAGCATGCCGATCTCAACGACCTGATCGATGCCGGGCAAGCCGGATCGGTCGACGAGCTCGAATTGCGACGCCGCAAGAAGCATCGTCTTTTGCTGCGGGACCAGATTTCCCGGCTTGAAGCCGAACTCGACCCGCGGGAGCCTGCCTGA
- a CDS encoding ATP-dependent DNA helicase: MSEDLVSAVQRAFAADGPLAREVPGFLPRPQQDLLARRIAEALQSRHALVAEAGTGVGKTFAYLVPLLLSGRRALVSTATKSLQDQLFLRDLPRLAEVLGLPVRLALLKGRASYLCRWRLQQAQFGAHLPDRFAVRALQRVAIWAQGTASGDLAEVVGLEERSPVIPLVTSTRDNCLGADCPEHRACHVMQARREAMAADLVVVNHHLFFADLALRDSGVAELLPTVDAAVFDEAHQLVEAGVQFLGTQLATGVVLELGRDALAAGLQHARGLLPWAELQAGLERAARDLRLAAAGPLREVRAVVKRRWEDCDAALSIGLPVLVDAARELADALASVAETAPDFPRLEQRARALAALAGQFGEQAEPGRVRWVDLTPHQARLVESPLDIREMMQGQREAAPKAWVFTSATLGDDDELSWFTRRAGLDDARTLRVGSPFDYPAHARIWMPRPFPLPNSEAHPSAVGALAGRLARALGGRTFVLTTTLRALRQVADALAATAPELTLMVQGHEPRRALLQRYGDGRGAVLVGSASFWEGIDMPGDALQCVLIDKLPFPPPGDPLVEARVRQLREEGRNPFDEYFVAEAAVSLKQGAGRLIRTESDRGLLVVCDPRMAQMRYGRRLLQALPPMTVLAEEADAVSWLSELSAAH; the protein is encoded by the coding sequence CTGAGCGAGGACCTCGTCAGTGCCGTTCAGCGGGCCTTCGCGGCCGACGGACCGCTGGCCCGCGAGGTGCCGGGCTTCCTGCCGCGCCCACAGCAGGATCTGCTGGCGAGACGCATTGCCGAAGCCCTGCAGTCGCGCCATGCGCTGGTGGCCGAGGCCGGCACCGGCGTGGGCAAGACCTTCGCTTACCTGGTGCCGCTGCTGCTGAGCGGTCGCCGTGCGCTGGTGAGCACCGCCACCAAGAGTCTTCAGGACCAGCTCTTCCTGCGCGATCTGCCGCGCTTGGCCGAGGTGCTGGGCCTGCCGGTGCGCCTGGCGCTGCTGAAGGGCCGCGCCAGTTACCTCTGTCGCTGGAGGCTGCAGCAGGCCCAGTTCGGCGCGCACCTGCCCGATCGCTTCGCGGTGCGTGCGCTGCAACGCGTGGCGATCTGGGCGCAGGGAACGGCCAGCGGCGACCTGGCCGAGGTCGTGGGCCTGGAAGAGCGCTCGCCCGTGATCCCGCTTGTGACGAGCACGCGGGACAACTGCCTGGGCGCTGACTGCCCGGAGCACCGTGCCTGCCACGTGATGCAGGCGCGGCGTGAGGCCATGGCGGCCGACCTGGTGGTGGTGAACCACCACCTCTTCTTTGCCGATCTCGCCTTGCGCGACAGCGGCGTGGCCGAGCTGCTGCCGACGGTGGATGCGGCGGTGTTCGACGAAGCGCACCAGCTGGTGGAGGCTGGCGTGCAGTTCCTGGGCACGCAGCTGGCCACTGGCGTGGTGCTCGAACTGGGGCGCGATGCGCTCGCCGCAGGGCTGCAGCACGCCCGCGGCCTGTTGCCTTGGGCCGAACTGCAAGCCGGACTTGAGCGTGCCGCGCGCGATTTGCGGCTGGCTGCGGCCGGACCGCTGCGCGAGGTGCGCGCCGTGGTCAAGCGGCGCTGGGAGGACTGCGACGCGGCACTGTCCATCGGGCTGCCGGTGCTGGTCGATGCGGCCCGCGAACTGGCCGACGCGCTGGCTTCGGTGGCCGAGACGGCGCCCGACTTCCCGCGCCTGGAGCAGCGCGCGCGCGCGTTGGCGGCACTGGCCGGTCAGTTCGGCGAGCAGGCCGAACCCGGCCGCGTGCGCTGGGTCGACCTCACGCCGCACCAGGCACGGCTGGTGGAGTCGCCGCTGGACATCCGCGAGATGATGCAGGGCCAGCGCGAGGCCGCCCCCAAGGCCTGGGTGTTCACCTCGGCCACCCTGGGCGACGACGATGAGCTGAGCTGGTTCACGCGCCGCGCCGGGCTGGACGATGCCCGCACGCTGCGCGTGGGCAGCCCCTTTGACTATCCCGCCCATGCCCGCATCTGGATGCCGAGGCCGTTTCCATTGCCCAACTCGGAGGCCCACCCGTCGGCCGTGGGCGCGCTGGCCGGCCGCTTGGCCCGCGCGCTGGGCGGCCGCACCTTCGTGCTCACGACGACGCTGCGCGCGCTCCGGCAGGTGGCCGACGCCCTGGCTGCAACGGCGCCCGAGCTGACGCTGATGGTGCAGGGCCACGAGCCGCGCCGCGCCCTGTTGCAGCGCTACGGCGATGGCCGTGGCGCGGTGCTCGTTGGCTCAGCCAGCTTCTGGGAGGGCATCGACATGCCCGGCGACGCGCTGCAGTGCGTGCTGATCGACAAGCTGCCGTTCCCGCCGCCGGGCGATCCGCTGGTGGAGGCTCGGGTCCGGCAGCTGCGCGAGGAAGGCCGCAACCCGTTCGACGAGTACTTTGTCGCCGAGGCTGCGGTTTCGCTGAAGCAGGGCGCCGGGCGACTGATCCGCACCGAGTCGGATCGAGGCTTGCTCGTGGTGTGCGATCCGCGCATGGCTCAGATGCGCTATGGCCGGCGGCTGTTGCAGGCGCTGCCGCCGATGACGGTGCTGGCTGAGGAGGCCGACGCGGTGAGCTGGCTGAGCGAGCTGTCAGCGGCGCACTGA
- a CDS encoding outer membrane protein assembly factor BamD, whose protein sequence is MSLAFRSLLSWKAAIVVLAALIAGCGSTPLPDNAPAAQAERLYRDARADMDAGAYDRAAQLLGRIEGLAAGSLLAQQALLDLAYANWKQGEQASALSTIDRFIRLNPSSPTLDYAFYLKGVINFNDDLGFIGRLANQDIAERDQRAARDAWQAFKQLADQFPQSRYTPDARLRMNHILHTLAAHEVHVARYYFRRGAYLAAANRAQAAITEFQQAPAVEEALFILVQSYDKLLMTDLRDAAERVLRNNFPDSAFLRQGFAARDRPWWKLW, encoded by the coding sequence ATGTCCCTGGCGTTCCGGTCACTGCTGTCCTGGAAGGCGGCGATTGTGGTCCTTGCGGCCCTCATCGCCGGCTGCGGCTCCACCCCACTGCCCGACAACGCACCGGCCGCCCAGGCCGAGCGTCTGTACCGCGACGCCCGTGCCGATATGGACGCAGGCGCCTACGACCGCGCCGCCCAGCTGCTGGGACGCATCGAAGGGCTGGCGGCTGGCTCGCTTCTGGCTCAGCAGGCCCTCCTGGATCTGGCCTACGCGAACTGGAAGCAGGGCGAACAGGCCAGTGCGCTGTCGACCATCGACCGCTTCATCCGCCTGAACCCCAGCAGCCCGACCCTCGACTACGCCTTCTACCTGAAGGGCGTGATCAACTTCAATGATGACCTGGGTTTCATCGGTCGCCTCGCCAACCAGGACATCGCCGAGAGAGACCAGCGTGCGGCACGCGACGCCTGGCAGGCCTTCAAGCAGCTGGCCGACCAGTTCCCGCAGTCGCGCTACACCCCTGACGCCCGGCTGCGCATGAACCACATCCTGCACACCCTGGCGGCACACGAGGTGCACGTGGCGCGCTACTACTTCCGCCGTGGCGCCTATCTGGCGGCGGCCAATCGCGCGCAGGCGGCGATCACGGAGTTCCAGCAAGCACCGGCGGTGGAAGAAGCGCTGTTCATCCTGGTGCAGAGCTACGACAAGCTGCTGATGACCGATCTGCGCGACGCCGCGGAGCGGGTCCTGAGGAACAATTTCCCCGACAGCGCCTTCCTTCGCCAGGGCTTTGCGGCCCGCGATCGGCCCTGGTGGAAGCTCTGGTGA
- a CDS encoding RluA family pseudouridine synthase, protein MKAHEYKEPDTAGADAAGSQATEAEEPFAADVPPERRRGLIERERHGQRLDKALVDLAPEFSRSHLQRLLEAGHVRLDGAIRSTASQRVKAGQVLEVELVPTDESRAFRPQPMALALLHEDEHLLVLDKPVGLVVHPAPGHWQGTLLNGLLAHHPGAASLPRAGIVHRLDKDTSGVMMVGKTLPAVTALVRAIAAREVQRRYCAIAALGPGGVPPPPRFSVEAPIGRDPVSRLRMAVVVTGRPARTDFELQHRCDGFFGLRCTLHSGRTHQIRVHAASRGLPLVSDALYGGRPALGLQRQALHAHELSLAHPVSGQALSFRSELPADFAAAWAALQ, encoded by the coding sequence GTGAAAGCACACGAGTATAAGGAGCCGGACACGGCAGGCGCGGACGCTGCCGGGTCGCAAGCCACTGAGGCCGAGGAGCCGTTCGCCGCCGACGTGCCGCCCGAGCGGCGCCGCGGGCTCATCGAGCGGGAGCGGCACGGCCAGCGGCTCGACAAGGCCCTGGTAGACCTTGCGCCGGAGTTCTCGCGCAGCCACCTGCAGCGGCTGCTCGAGGCCGGCCATGTGCGTCTGGATGGTGCCATCAGGAGCACGGCGTCGCAGCGCGTCAAGGCTGGCCAGGTGCTGGAAGTCGAGCTCGTGCCCACGGACGAAAGCCGTGCGTTTCGGCCACAACCGATGGCGCTGGCGCTGCTGCACGAGGATGAACACCTGCTGGTCCTCGACAAGCCTGTCGGGCTGGTCGTTCATCCCGCCCCGGGCCACTGGCAGGGCACCCTTCTCAACGGCCTGCTCGCCCATCATCCCGGCGCCGCGTCGCTGCCCCGGGCCGGCATCGTCCACAGGCTCGACAAGGACACCTCGGGTGTGATGATGGTCGGCAAGACCCTGCCGGCGGTCACCGCGCTGGTCCGGGCCATCGCCGCGCGCGAGGTGCAGCGACGCTACTGCGCCATCGCCGCACTCGGCCCTGGTGGGGTGCCGCCGCCGCCCCGGTTCAGCGTCGAAGCACCCATTGGCCGCGACCCGGTGTCGCGCCTGCGCATGGCCGTCGTCGTCACGGGGCGCCCGGCGCGGACCGACTTCGAGCTGCAGCATCGTTGCGATGGCTTCTTCGGCTTGCGCTGCACGCTCCACAGCGGCCGCACGCATCAGATCCGCGTGCACGCGGCCTCGCGCGGGCTGCCTCTCGTGAGCGATGCCTTGTACGGCGGTCGGCCGGCTCTGGGTCTGCAGCGGCAGGCTCTGCACGCGCACGAGTTGTCTCTCGCCCACCCGGTCAGTGGCCAGGCGCTTTCGTTTCGATCCGAGCTGCCTGCCGATTTCGCCGCCGCCTGGGCCGCGCTACAATAA
- the scpB gene encoding SMC-Scp complex subunit ScpB gives MNTAEAKRVLETALICAVAPMTLSEMRALFDGQIGPDTLRHLLDELARDWEGRGVELVALASGWRFQSRPEMRAYLDRLHPEKPPKYSRAAMETLAIVAYRQPVTRGDIEDIRGVTVGSQIIKQLEDRGWIDAIGYREAPGRPALYATTRQFLDDLGLASLEQLPPLEAGTGVPAAGAALGALEGADASLLLDELQATVPLAGSASAHEAAGVTDRASRADLLPAPHPEAADMPADPGVEPAAEPDAPIP, from the coding sequence ATGAACACTGCCGAGGCCAAGCGTGTCCTCGAAACCGCACTCATCTGCGCCGTCGCGCCGATGACGCTTTCGGAGATGCGTGCCCTCTTCGATGGCCAAATCGGCCCCGACACGCTGCGGCACCTGCTCGATGAACTCGCCCGCGACTGGGAAGGCCGCGGGGTCGAGCTGGTCGCGCTCGCCAGTGGCTGGCGCTTCCAGAGTCGCCCCGAGATGCGCGCGTACCTGGACCGCCTGCACCCCGAGAAGCCGCCGAAGTATTCACGCGCTGCGATGGAGACGCTGGCCATCGTGGCCTACCGTCAGCCCGTGACGCGCGGCGACATCGAAGACATTCGCGGTGTCACCGTCGGCAGCCAGATCATCAAGCAGCTTGAGGACCGAGGTTGGATCGACGCCATCGGCTACCGTGAGGCGCCCGGTCGCCCGGCGCTGTACGCGACGACGCGGCAGTTCCTCGACGATCTGGGCCTGGCCAGTCTCGAGCAGCTGCCTCCGCTCGAAGCGGGCACCGGTGTGCCGGCGGCCGGCGCCGCGCTGGGCGCCCTTGAAGGGGCGGATGCGTCCTTGCTCCTTGACGAGTTGCAGGCGACCGTGCCGTTGGCCGGATCCGCCTCGGCCCACGAAGCCGCCGGCGTGACCGACCGGGCTTCGCGTGCCGACTTGCTTCCCGCCCCCCACCCTGAAGCCGCCGACATGCCCGCCGATCCTGGCGTTGAACCCGCTGCAGAACCGGACGCTCCCATCCCATGA
- a CDS encoding pseudouridine synthase → MTPPDDADTPLPEPIEAAAPPKRRRAPRKAAVDVPAPTPGEMVGAVEAPTRDVLFTPAADTPTQRVRKPRKAAEAATADQGVPAAARPLAEPLDTAVEARAGEADAAAPATPAGGGSDGAAPDDAEPRGRRRNRRRGRRGRRDDDTPGAVDAAPPAPAGGDAGEVFHQVLMGAFDREAEIVRMDVAPGGSVALAGDALADADDTAPAVAAVADAVADAEEAAPDQAFAEARRVLAPDHGAPKLHKVLAQSGVGSRRDLEQMIVEGRVAVNGTPAHVGQRVSFGDRIALDGKPVKVRIQPPKPRVLAYHKPAGEVVTHDDPQQRPTVFRRLPRLPHGKWQSVGRLDMNTEGLLLFTNSGELANQLMHPRFGVEREYAVRSLGMLSEESKRRLLEGVEIDGQRAAFMSIEDGGGEGANHWYRVVITEGRNREVRRLFEAVGHAVSRLIRIRYGCVVLPRGLRRGVWVDLGEDDLRALRRLTSQPRQAGEGAPVDMDGAGRKRNRRGRKRGRGDVGDGHFEVAGPRPDGPRREPGAQGGPGPERRADAADRFEQPPPNVSPLMTSLDRTLRKGVPRPERSAKSMARFELEGGFIPNPLLQTYDKRAAQLDKQRRNIPEDGPIPNPLLQTYDKRAAQQDTQRRDIPDDGPIPNPLQQTYDKRFVQNRKKPLTADPDKIPDPMQTAVGYIGAHAFHRKGKGGGKGGPRGGGGGGGSGGGGPRPRKAGGTGGAPGGGSRGKRGGGKRGGSSSR, encoded by the coding sequence ATGACCCCTCCCGACGACGCCGACACCCCGCTGCCCGAGCCGATCGAGGCCGCTGCGCCCCCGAAGCGCCGACGTGCCCCACGCAAGGCGGCGGTCGATGTGCCCGCTCCCACGCCCGGCGAGATGGTCGGGGCGGTCGAGGCGCCTACGCGAGACGTGCTGTTCACGCCCGCCGCAGACACTCCGACCCAGCGGGTGCGCAAGCCGCGGAAGGCGGCCGAGGCCGCCACGGCCGATCAGGGCGTGCCGGCTGCAGCCCGGCCGCTCGCAGAGCCTCTCGACACGGCCGTCGAGGCACGCGCAGGCGAGGCGGACGCGGCGGCACCGGCCACGCCCGCCGGCGGCGGCTCCGATGGGGCGGCGCCCGATGACGCCGAACCCCGGGGCCGCCGGCGCAACCGACGCCGCGGCCGCCGTGGTCGCCGTGACGACGACACGCCCGGAGCGGTCGACGCAGCGCCGCCGGCGCCCGCGGGTGGCGATGCCGGCGAGGTCTTCCATCAGGTGCTGATGGGCGCCTTCGACCGTGAGGCCGAGATCGTCAGAATGGACGTCGCGCCAGGCGGATCGGTGGCGCTCGCTGGCGACGCCCTGGCCGATGCCGACGACACGGCGCCGGCGGTGGCCGCTGTGGCCGACGCTGTGGCGGACGCCGAGGAGGCGGCGCCCGACCAAGCCTTCGCCGAGGCGCGCCGCGTGCTCGCGCCCGACCACGGCGCGCCCAAGCTGCACAAGGTGCTGGCGCAGAGCGGCGTGGGCTCGCGCCGCGACCTCGAGCAGATGATCGTCGAGGGACGCGTGGCGGTGAACGGTACGCCGGCCCACGTCGGCCAGAGGGTCAGCTTCGGCGACCGCATCGCTCTCGACGGCAAACCTGTGAAGGTACGCATCCAGCCGCCGAAGCCGCGCGTGCTGGCTTACCACAAGCCGGCCGGCGAGGTCGTCACGCACGATGACCCGCAGCAGCGCCCGACTGTCTTTCGCCGTTTGCCGCGTCTGCCGCACGGCAAGTGGCAGTCGGTGGGGCGGCTCGACATGAACACCGAGGGCCTGTTGCTGTTCACGAACAGCGGCGAGCTCGCCAACCAACTGATGCACCCGCGTTTCGGCGTCGAGCGCGAGTACGCCGTTCGCTCCCTGGGCATGTTGTCCGAGGAGTCGAAGCGACGCCTGCTCGAGGGTGTGGAGATTGACGGACAGCGTGCGGCCTTCATGAGCATCGAAGACGGTGGCGGTGAGGGGGCCAACCACTGGTATCGGGTCGTCATTACCGAGGGTCGCAACCGCGAGGTGCGCAGGCTCTTCGAGGCCGTCGGTCATGCGGTGAGCCGCCTCATCCGCATCCGCTACGGTTGCGTGGTGCTGCCGCGCGGCCTCAGGCGCGGCGTGTGGGTCGACCTCGGCGAGGACGACCTGCGGGCATTGCGCCGCCTCACCAGCCAGCCGCGCCAGGCGGGCGAGGGTGCGCCGGTGGACATGGACGGCGCCGGCAGGAAGCGCAATCGGCGCGGCAGGAAGCGCGGCCGAGGCGATGTGGGGGATGGCCACTTCGAGGTCGCCGGCCCGCGCCCCGACGGTCCGCGACGCGAACCCGGTGCCCAGGGAGGCCCGGGGCCGGAGCGGCGGGCGGACGCCGCTGACCGCTTCGAGCAGCCACCGCCCAATGTGTCACCGCTGATGACCTCGCTGGACCGCACCCTGCGCAAGGGTGTGCCCAGGCCCGAGCGCAGCGCCAAGTCCATGGCCCGTTTTGAGCTCGAGGGGGGCTTCATCCCGAACCCGCTGCTGCAGACCTACGACAAGCGCGCAGCGCAGCTGGACAAACAGCGCCGCAACATCCCTGAGGACGGCCCGATCCCCAACCCGCTGCTGCAGACCTACGACAAGCGTGCCGCGCAGCAGGACACGCAGCGCCGCGACATTCCCGACGACGGGCCGATCCCGAACCCGCTGCAGCAGACCTACGACAAGCGCTTCGTGCAGAACCGCAAGAAGCCGCTGACCGCCGACCCCGACAAGATCCCAGACCCGATGCAGACGGCGGTGGGCTACATCGGCGCCCATGCTTTCCACCGAAAAGGCAAGGGCGGCGGCAAGGGCGGGCCCCGCGGTGGCGGGGGCGGCGGAGGCTCTGGGGGCGGTGGTCCTCGTCCGCGCAAAGCCGGCGGGACGGGCGGCGCGCCGGGTGGCGGCAGTCGCGGCAAGCGCGGCGGTGGCAAGCGCGGCGGCAGTTCATCCCGCTGA
- the ndk gene encoding nucleoside-diphosphate kinase translates to MAIERTLSIIKPDAVAKNVIGQIYARFEGAGLKVVAAKMVHLSQGEAESFYAVHKARPFFNDLVRFMVSGPVMIQVLEGEGAIAKNRELMGATDPKKAEKGTIRADFADSIDANAVHGSDASETAAVEVAFFFPGMNVYCR, encoded by the coding sequence ATGGCGATTGAACGCACCCTTTCCATCATCAAGCCCGACGCCGTGGCCAAGAACGTCATCGGCCAGATCTACGCCCGCTTCGAGGGCGCGGGCCTCAAGGTCGTGGCAGCCAAGATGGTGCACCTCTCGCAGGGCGAGGCCGAGTCCTTCTATGCCGTGCACAAGGCGCGGCCTTTCTTCAACGACCTGGTCAGGTTCATGGTCAGCGGTCCGGTGATGATCCAGGTGCTCGAGGGCGAGGGCGCCATTGCCAAGAACCGCGAGCTGATGGGCGCGACCGACCCCAAGAAGGCCGAGAAGGGCACGATCCGCGCCGATTTCGCCGACAGCATCGACGCCAACGCCGTGCACGGCTCCGACGCGTCCGAGACGGCCGCTGTCGAGGTGGCGTTCTTCTTCCCCGGGATGAACGTCTACTGCCGCTGA
- the rlmN gene encoding 23S rRNA (adenine(2503)-C(2))-methyltransferase RlmN translates to MGPLVNLLDLDLEGLTVFCEGLGEKRFRATQLYRWIHQRGASDFDAMTDLARSLREKLALRAEVRALPVISEHRSADGTVKWLFDVGGGNAVETVFIPEVDRGTLCVSSQAGCAVGCRFCSTGHQGFSRNLTTGEIVAQLWFAEHRLRSVGGHAVRQIDNVVMMGMGEPLQNYAALVPALRTMLDDHGYGLSRRRVTVSTSGVVPMIDRLRDDCPVALAVSLHAPDDTLRERLVPLNRKYPLAELLATCRRYLEAAPRDFITFEYCMLDGVNDSPEHARALAALVQGCAQASRSVGAVRCKFNLIPFNPFQASGLLRSPHERVLAFAGVLQAAGIVTTIRKTRGDDIDAACGQLAGEVLDRTQARERLRQRRAVFEIVPQTLRDEARRS, encoded by the coding sequence CTGGGGCCACTCGTCAACCTGCTGGATCTCGATCTCGAAGGCCTCACGGTTTTCTGCGAGGGTCTGGGCGAGAAGCGCTTTCGCGCCACCCAGCTGTACCGCTGGATCCACCAGCGCGGCGCGTCGGACTTCGACGCGATGACCGACCTGGCCCGCTCACTGCGCGAGAAGCTGGCCCTGCGAGCCGAGGTGCGCGCGCTGCCGGTGATCAGCGAGCACCGCTCCGCAGACGGCACCGTGAAGTGGTTGTTCGACGTCGGCGGCGGCAACGCAGTGGAAACTGTGTTCATCCCCGAGGTCGACCGCGGCACGCTGTGCGTGAGTTCGCAGGCCGGGTGTGCCGTGGGTTGTCGCTTTTGCAGCACCGGGCACCAGGGCTTCAGCCGCAACCTCACCACGGGCGAGATCGTGGCCCAGCTGTGGTTCGCCGAGCACCGGCTGCGCTCTGTGGGGGGCCATGCCGTGCGCCAGATCGACAACGTCGTGATGATGGGTATGGGCGAGCCGCTGCAGAACTACGCAGCGCTGGTGCCTGCCTTGCGGACGATGCTCGACGATCACGGCTACGGCTTGAGTCGCCGCCGCGTCACCGTCAGCACTTCGGGCGTGGTGCCCATGATCGACCGGCTCCGCGACGACTGCCCGGTGGCGCTGGCCGTGTCGCTGCATGCACCGGATGACACGCTGCGCGAGCGACTCGTGCCGCTCAATCGCAAGTACCCGCTGGCCGAGCTGCTGGCGACCTGCCGGCGCTATCTTGAGGCCGCCCCGCGTGACTTCATCACGTTTGAGTACTGCATGCTCGACGGTGTCAACGACAGCCCCGAGCACGCACGGGCGTTGGCGGCCCTGGTGCAGGGCTGCGCCCAGGCCAGCCGCAGCGTCGGCGCGGTGCGCTGCAAATTCAACCTCATCCCGTTCAACCCCTTCCAGGCATCGGGGCTGCTGCGCTCGCCCCACGAGCGGGTCCTTGCCTTCGCCGGGGTGCTGCAGGCGGCCGGCATCGTCACGACCATCCGCAAGACGCGCGGAGACGACATCGACGCCGCTTGTGGCCAACTGGCCGGCGAGGTCCTGGACCGCACGCAGGCGCGTGAGCGCCTGCGTCAACGCCGAGCGGTGTTCGAGATCGTGCCGCAGACCCTGCGCGACGAGGCCCGGCGGTCATGA